The following are from one region of the Halomonas qaidamensis genome:
- a CDS encoding arginine N-succinyltransferase — MLVIRPVTMADLPALEQLAEHAVPRLTNLPANRDRLEERIVRSQEAFNSEIEFPGNEHYMFVLADDEREEVLGTATIRAQAGAAEAYYTYRQETLIHASQQLNVRREVQTLALSHEASDATLLCALSLNPRYKGTSAESLLRRARLMFIAQYPERFSRILAVAFPGYLDSKNESPFWESVGRHFFARSFQEMNHIAGVRSKSFIAEVMPQFPLYLPLLTPQARAAIGREHPAHEDALAEMLAEGFVRSRHVDIFDAGPIVKAERERLETFRRAAWHPVRVRPEHALPDAEPAMIANQTLGDFRCIVARYALSPTGQLMLSPQHAKRLGVEEGRAVLAAPLTLPSAVDALDEGEM, encoded by the coding sequence ATGCTGGTAATTCGACCGGTAACAATGGCTGATCTTCCAGCCCTGGAGCAGTTGGCAGAGCACGCAGTGCCACGGCTCACCAATCTGCCCGCCAACCGTGATCGGCTAGAGGAGCGCATTGTGCGCTCCCAGGAAGCTTTTAATAGTGAAATTGAGTTTCCCGGCAACGAACATTATATGTTTGTGCTGGCGGATGATGAACGCGAGGAAGTGCTAGGCACGGCGACCATCCGTGCCCAAGCCGGTGCAGCAGAAGCCTATTACACTTATCGTCAGGAAACGCTGATTCATGCTTCTCAGCAGTTGAACGTACGTAGGGAAGTGCAAACCTTAGCGCTTTCTCACGAAGCCTCTGACGCCACGCTGCTCTGCGCGTTATCGCTCAACCCGCGCTATAAAGGCACCAGTGCAGAAAGTCTGTTACGCCGTGCGCGGCTGATGTTCATTGCTCAATATCCCGAGCGTTTTTCACGCATTCTGGCGGTAGCGTTTCCGGGCTACTTGGATAGCAAAAACGAATCGCCTTTTTGGGAAAGCGTTGGCCGTCACTTTTTTGCCCGCAGCTTTCAAGAGATGAATCACATTGCTGGCGTCCGCTCGAAAAGCTTTATTGCTGAAGTGATGCCGCAATTTCCGCTTTATCTACCGCTGCTAACACCGCAGGCGCGCGCTGCCATTGGTCGCGAGCATCCCGCCCATGAGGACGCGTTAGCCGAAATGTTGGCAGAAGGCTTTGTACGCTCTCGCCATGTCGATATTTTTGACGCAGGGCCGATTGTAAAAGCCGAACGCGAGCGCTTGGAAACCTTCCGGCGTGCTGCCTGGCATCCGGTTAGGGTACGCCCTGAACACGCACTGCCCGATGCAGAACCCGCGATGATTGCCAATCAAACGCTAGGTGATTTCCGCTGTATCGTGGCGCGTTATGCGCTTTCACCTACTGGGCAATTGATGCTTTCACCACAGCACGCTAAACGCTTAGGTGTTGAAGAGGGGCGCGCGGTGCTGGCCGCGCCATTAACCCTGCCAAGCGCGGTAGATGCGCTTGATGAAGGAGAAATGTAA